TTTCGACAATAAATGAGCAGTGGGTCAAACTTGTAACTTGGCATGAACATACCTTGGCTTATTGATAAGCGGCCAAAGACGGTATCGTGCGACCCGTCGCATGATCAATTTTTGGAGCCACTATAGATAGGGTACGTTTAAACAAACGACAGATTTTTTCATAGGATTTATTTAAAAGCTACAGATGACCTGGCTTTTTAAATTGACTAAGTACTTGGATATTGGGACTTCAAACAGGATGATTTTATATTTTCGCGGGATTGGTAATATTAGCCAAACAGGCCCAGGTTAAACCGGCATAAACAGCCGTGCTGAATGGTTTTACAACGCCCCCAGTTATTTCTTTCTATGCTCATTGCTATGCAAGGCGCTCCCCGTTTGTTACTGGTATATTTGGCTGGATTAACACAGTACCGTTATCATTGCAGACTATAGCCAAGATCAATACTTCTGATTTAACTCCGGCAACTCTACGGGGAGGAAAATTTACAACCGCGCAAATTTGCTTGCCGATAAGCTCTTCGGCGGTATAGTTTTCGGTTAATTGCGCAGAACTCTTTTTAACACCAAGCGTTGCACCAAAATCTACATCAATTTCGTATGCCGGTAGCTTCGCTTTTGGATTCAATTTTGCCGATAGAATAATTCCGACACGGACATCTACCTTCAAAAAATCAAAAAATTCAATTTGTTCTGTCAATGGATGGATAATGGTCATGTTTGCTCTATAACGTTAAAAACGGTTGGGCGTAAAACGGGTTAAGTGTAAAAACTAAAACAAGCTGTGAATAACTGTTGGAGGTTGCCCTCCAACATTCTACAGGTCTTTGTAAATTCAGACATTAGGTATCTCACTCTCTTATGGCAAGAAATATTGAAATCAAAGCTCGAATTGAAAGCATCGAATCACTGTTGCCATTGGCTGCGAAGATCGCTAACGAAGGGCCAATCGAAATAGTCCAGGACGATACGTTTTTTGCTTGCCCCAATGGAAGACTGAAACTTCGTTCTTTCTCCGAGCATGATGGACAGCTAATTTTCTATCAACGTCCAGACAGCGCTGGCCCCAAAGAGTCTTTCTATGTCATTTCGCCGACCTCTTCACCCGACACACTCCGTCGGGTTTTGTCGCTTGCCTATGGGGAAAGTGGTCGTGTTCGCAAGCATCGCACATTATTTATGGCGGGGCGAACGCGAATACATCTGGATAAGGTGGAAGAATTGGGATACTTTTTGGAACTGGAAGTCGTTCTTGCTGAAGGCGAAACCAACGAAGCTGGTATATCGGTTGCCCATGAATTGCTGGAAAAACTGTCAGTCTCCATGCATCAAATGGTAGAAGAGGCCTATATAGATCTACTTGCAAAATTGCCTAATGAGGCATAAAAAACTGGTGTTTTTTTGGGAAATTAAAATGAGTTCAAAGCCCACACCGTCTTAAGTGTTGCAAAAACCCTAACAATTCTGTCGTTTGTTTAAATTCACCCAAGTACTTGGATATTGGGACTTCAAACAGGATTATTTTATATTTTCTGGGGATGGGTAATATTAGCCAATTGATTACTTAACGCCTTTTAAAATGTAAAAACGGTGATCTTCATCCGTTCCGTAAGCTGACTTGGTTTCAACTTCCAAGTAGGGGACCCTTATCGCAGGTGAAAAGTTTGATATGCCCCTTTAACTGATCAAGGCTGGCTATATTTTCTTGCAGTATCGCTTTTTCTGCTTTCAGACTCTCCAGTTCTGAGCGTTCCCACCAAACGGTTGCATAAACCGCCAGCAGAAATGCAAAAAAACCGAAGCGT
Above is a window of Methylobacter sp. S3L5C DNA encoding:
- a CDS encoding tRNA-binding protein codes for the protein MTIIHPLTEQIEFFDFLKVDVRVGIILSAKLNPKAKLPAYEIDVDFGATLGVKKSSAQLTENYTAEELIGKQICAVVNFPPRRVAGVKSEVLILAIVCNDNGTVLIQPNIPVTNGERLA
- a CDS encoding class IV adenylate cyclase, with product MARNIEIKARIESIESLLPLAAKIANEGPIEIVQDDTFFACPNGRLKLRSFSEHDGQLIFYQRPDSAGPKESFYVISPTSSPDTLRRVLSLAYGESGRVRKHRTLFMAGRTRIHLDKVEELGYFLELEVVLAEGETNEAGISVAHELLEKLSVSMHQMVEEAYIDLLAKLPNEA